One genomic segment of Streptomyces sp. NBC_00239 includes these proteins:
- a CDS encoding VanZ family protein, producing the protein MVAAFIGTVLFSMVLTRLTMEPSAASAALVHSNVHPGRSISAYLHGTSTIDAVRQLGGNLLLGLPFGVLLPVLLPPARGLLRVAAVTVCLMTLVELTQGALVTGRVFDIDDVILNTAGALLGYLLIGLRLGRAVHPRRTHWWHRRTHRPT; encoded by the coding sequence ATGGTGGCCGCCTTCATCGGGACCGTCCTGTTCAGCATGGTCCTGACCCGGCTCACCATGGAACCGTCCGCCGCCTCGGCGGCCCTCGTGCACAGCAACGTCCACCCCGGCCGTTCGATCAGCGCCTACCTGCACGGCACGTCGACCATCGACGCGGTGCGCCAGCTCGGCGGCAACCTGCTGCTGGGCCTGCCGTTCGGGGTGCTCCTGCCCGTCCTGCTGCCCCCGGCCCGCGGGCTGCTGCGGGTCGCCGCCGTGACGGTCTGCCTGATGACCCTGGTGGAGCTCACCCAGGGCGCCCTCGTCACCGGACGCGTCTTCGACATCGACGACGTCATCCTGAACACGGCCGGAGCGCTCCTCGGGTACTTGCTGATCGGCCTGCGCCTGGGGCGGGCCGTACACCCCCGCCGCACCCACTGGTGGCACCGCCGGACCCACCGCCCCACCTGA
- a CDS encoding serine hydrolase domain-containing protein codes for MKPSRMSLRRACALAAAASVLAVPAVAGPAFAAAPAAQSVLAAPSPAPSPSADDSAFPELTPAVAARLDDAVRETMRKANVPGVIVGLWAPGKGSYVKAFGVADKQTGAPMTPDLYMRIGSETKTFTVTALLRLVDQKKMNLDDTIGTYVSGVPNGDRITLRQLAGMRSGLFNYANDDAFNKKLDTLPTSPFTPQQLLDYAYTHPVQFEPGAKFDYSNTNLILIGLAIEKVTGRPFQDVMRDEVLEPAGLRHTIFPTGEEFPAPHAHGYTAQTTSGSIEDATDLNPSWGWAAGAIISDLRDLRRWAGILAEGTLLTPATQAERVKMLPIGIPGASYGLGIFDVNGWIGHDGSNPGYESLVVYLPEAKATMVILLNTDVLTEGKEPSAILGQAVTRVVTPEHVYPGPKPVTPGIN; via the coding sequence ATGAAACCCAGCCGGATGTCCTTGCGCCGGGCCTGTGCGCTCGCGGCGGCAGCGAGCGTGTTGGCCGTGCCTGCCGTGGCGGGTCCGGCGTTCGCCGCGGCCCCGGCGGCGCAGAGCGTGCTCGCCGCCCCGTCCCCCGCGCCCTCCCCGTCCGCCGACGACTCGGCGTTCCCCGAGTTGACCCCGGCCGTCGCGGCCCGGCTGGACGACGCCGTACGCGAGACCATGCGCAAGGCGAACGTGCCGGGTGTCATCGTGGGACTGTGGGCCCCGGGCAAGGGGAGTTACGTGAAGGCGTTCGGCGTGGCCGACAAGCAGACCGGCGCGCCCATGACCCCCGATCTCTACATGCGCATCGGCAGCGAGACCAAGACGTTCACCGTGACGGCCCTGCTGCGGCTCGTCGACCAGAAGAAGATGAACCTGGACGACACCATCGGCACCTACGTGTCGGGCGTTCCGAACGGTGACCGCATCACTCTTCGCCAACTGGCGGGCATGCGCAGCGGGTTGTTCAACTATGCCAACGACGACGCCTTCAACAAGAAGCTCGACACGCTCCCCACCAGCCCGTTCACGCCACAGCAGTTGCTCGACTACGCCTACACCCACCCGGTGCAGTTCGAGCCGGGCGCGAAGTTCGACTACTCCAACACCAACCTGATCCTGATCGGCCTGGCGATCGAGAAGGTCACCGGCCGGCCGTTCCAGGACGTCATGCGGGACGAGGTCCTCGAACCGGCCGGGCTGCGCCACACGATCTTCCCGACCGGGGAGGAGTTCCCCGCGCCGCACGCGCACGGCTACACCGCCCAGACCACGTCCGGCAGCATCGAGGACGCGACCGACCTCAATCCGTCCTGGGGCTGGGCCGCCGGGGCCATCATCTCCGACCTCCGGGACCTGCGCCGCTGGGCCGGGATCCTGGCCGAGGGGACGCTGCTCACGCCCGCGACCCAGGCCGAGCGCGTGAAGATGCTGCCGATCGGCATCCCCGGGGCGAGCTACGGCCTGGGCATCTTCGACGTCAACGGCTGGATCGGGCACGACGGTTCGAACCCCGGGTACGAAAGCCTGGTCGTGTACCTGCCCGAGGCGAAGGCGACCATGGTCATCCTCCTCAACACCGACGTCCTCACGGAAGGCAAGGAGCCGAGCGCGATCCTCGGCCAGGCCGTCACCCGTGTCGTGACCCCCGAGCACGTGTACCCCGGCCCCAAACCGGTGACACCCGGCATCAACTGA